One genomic region from Muntiacus reevesi chromosome 16, mMunRee1.1, whole genome shotgun sequence encodes:
- the LOC136147838 gene encoding alcohol dehydrogenase class-3, with the protein MANQVIKCKAAVAWEAGKPLSIEEVEVAPPKAHEVRIKIIATAVCHTDAYTLSGADPEGNYPVILGHEGAGIVESVGEGVTKLKAGDTVIPLYIPQCGECKFCLNPKTNLCQKIRVTQGKGLMPDGTSRFTCKGKTILHYMGTSTFSEYTVVADISVAKIDPLAPLDKVCLLGCGISTGYGAALNAAKVEPGSTCAIFGLGGVGLAVIMGCKVAGATRIIGVDINKDKFTRAKEFGASECISPQDFSKPIQEVLIEMTDGGVDYSFECIGNVKVMRAALEACHKGWGTSVVVGVAASGEEIATRPFQLVTGRTWKGTAFGGWKSVESVPKLVSEYMSRKIKVDEFVTHSLPFDQINEAFDLMHAGKSIRTVVKL; encoded by the exons ATGGCGAACCAG GTTATCAAGTGCAAGGCTGCagttgcctgggaggctgggaagcctcTCTCTATAGAGGAGGTAGAGGTGGCACCCCCAAAGGCTCATGAAGTTCGAATTAAG ATTATTGCCACTGCAGTCTGCCACACTGATGCCTATACACTGAGTGGGGCTGATCCTGAAGGGAATTATCCAGTGATCTTGGGACATGAAGGTGCTGGAATTGTGGAGAGTGTTGGTGAAGGAGTTACAAAGCTGAAGGCAG GTGATACTGTCATCCCACTTTACATCCCCCAGTGTGGAGAATGCAAATTTTGTCTGAATCCTAAAACAAACCTTTGCCAGAAGATAAg agtcACTCAAGGAAAAGGATTAATGCCAGATGGCACTAGCAGATTCACTTGTAAAGGAAAGACAATTTTACATTACATGGGAACCAGCACGTTTTCTGAATACACAGTTGTGGCTGACATTTCTGTTGCTAAAATTGATCCTTTAGCACCTCTGGATAAAGTATGCCTTCTGGGTTGTGGCATTTCAACTGGTTATGGTGCTGCTTTGAACGCTGCCAAG GTGGAGCCCGGCTCTACGTGTGCTATCTTTGGCCTGGGAGGAGTTGGGCTGGCAGTTATCATGGGCTGTAAGGTGGCCGGTGCAACCCGGATCATTGGTGTGGACATCAATAAGGACAAATTCACGAGAGCCAAGGAGTTTGGGGCCTCTGAGTGTATTAGCCCCCAGGACTTCAGTAAACCGATCCAGGAAGTGCTCATTGAAATGACTGATGGGGGAGTCGACTATTCCTTTGAGTGTATTGGTAATGTGAAAGTCATG AGAGCCGCGCTGGAGGCCTGCCACAAAGGCTGGGGCACCAGCGTGGTAGTGGGAGTAGCTGCCTCTGGTGAAGAAATCGCCACTCGTCCGTTCCAGCTAGTCACTGGCCGCACGTGGAAAGGCACTGCCTTTGGAG gatggaagaGTGTAGAAAGTGTCCCAAAGTTGGTGTCTGAATATATGTCCAGAAAGATAAAAGTTGATGAGTTTGTGACTCACAGTCTGCCTTTTGACCAAATTAATGAAGCCTTTGATCTGATGCATGCAGGAAAGAG cATCCGAACTGTTGTAAAGCTTTAA